The following proteins come from a genomic window of Mustelus asterias chromosome 1, sMusAst1.hap1.1, whole genome shotgun sequence:
- the rhoh gene encoding rho-related GTP-binding protein RhoH translates to MSSIKCVLVGDVKVGKTALLVRFTSETFPDIYKPTVYDNTGVDVFMDGTQISLGLWDTSGNDSFQGIRPLSYQQADVVLICYSVANPMSYLNVRNKWMAEVRGFLPKVPVLVVATQIDQRDVGTFRTITSVDGKRLARDIGARGYLECSAVTNRGVQEVFECGVRTAVRHIKKQSRKKIIDLNKCVIA, encoded by the coding sequence ATGAGCTCCATAAAATGTGTTCTCGTTGGTGATGTAAAGGTGGGGAAAACAGCTTTACTGGTGAGGTTTACATCAGAGACTTTCCCAGATATATATAAGCCCACAGTTTATGACAACACTGGAGTCGATGTGTTTATGGATGGAACTCAGATCAGCCTGGGACTCTGGGACACATCAGGAAATGATTCATTTCAAGGAATTCGCCCACTCTCTTACCAGCAGGCTGATGTGGTTTTAATTTGCTATTCTGTAGCGAACCCAATGTCTTACTTGAATGTTAGGAATAAATGGATGGCagaagtcagaggttttttaccaaAGGTTCCGGTATTGGTCGTTGCCACGCAAATAGATCAGCGTGATGTTGGCACTTTTCGCACCATCACATCTGTCGATGGGAAGAGGCTGGCAAGAGATATCGGAGCACGAGGTTATCTGGAGTGCTCAGCAGTTACTAACAGAGGGGTGCAAGAAGTGTTTGAATGTGGAGTGAGGACTGCTGTCAGACACATAAAAAAACAAAGCAGGAAGAAGATCATAGATCTCAATAAATGTGTGATAGCCTGA